A DNA window from Rossellomorea marisflavi contains the following coding sequences:
- a CDS encoding aminoglycoside adenylyltransferase domain-containing protein — MMEEYATALAKRISGLFQYKLTGVYLHGSLAMDCFNPEISDIDLLIIVEDGISKDEKKALDDLFLKEYRGDHLPAKGLEVSVITRGNVRPLLYPTPFDYHFSDMHIDAIRRGDATFPASDPDIAAHIAVIRTRGRALIGEPIESVFAPVPHTIYMRAIYYDIQDAETDILKQPTYMILNLCRVYQFCINQSVASKKEGGEWGLQSLPVRFHPIIQKALKAYAIGRTWKTAVEEEASLTDFAVYMTSSIRGKSINLHNHDDNLKI, encoded by the coding sequence ATGATGGAAGAGTATGCAACGGCACTTGCAAAACGGATCAGTGGGCTGTTCCAGTATAAACTGACGGGGGTCTATCTCCACGGCTCGCTGGCCATGGACTGCTTCAATCCGGAAATCAGTGATATCGATCTTCTGATCATCGTGGAAGATGGAATAAGTAAAGATGAAAAAAAAGCCCTCGATGACTTGTTCCTGAAGGAATACAGAGGTGATCACCTTCCTGCAAAAGGGTTGGAAGTCAGCGTCATTACACGAGGGAATGTCCGGCCCCTGCTATATCCGACGCCTTTCGACTATCATTTTTCAGATATGCATATAGACGCCATAAGACGGGGGGACGCTACTTTCCCAGCATCAGACCCTGACATTGCAGCCCATATCGCCGTCATCCGCACGCGGGGGAGGGCATTGATTGGTGAGCCGATCGAATCGGTCTTCGCCCCCGTTCCTCATACGATCTACATGCGGGCCATTTATTACGACATTCAAGATGCGGAAACGGATATTTTGAAACAGCCAACCTATATGATCCTTAATTTATGCCGGGTGTATCAATTTTGTATCAACCAGTCTGTCGCTTCTAAAAAAGAGGGAGGAGAATGGGGACTCCAATCCTTGCCGGTTCGTTTTCATCCCATCATCCAAAAAGCACTGAAGGCGTATGCAATAGGGAGAACGTGGAAAACAGCCGTTGAGGAGGAGGCTTCTTTGACGGATTTTGCCGTTTATATGACTTCTTCCATCAGGGGAAAGAGTATCAATTTACACAATCATGACGATAATTTGAAGATATAA